A region of Solanum dulcamara chromosome 7, daSolDulc1.2, whole genome shotgun sequence DNA encodes the following proteins:
- the LOC129895162 gene encoding probable aquaporin TIP3-2 isoform X3: MAMPARRYAFGRADEATHPDSMRATLSELLSTLIFVFAGEGSVLAIDKLYPDTGLGASRLIVIALAHALSFFAAVASSLNVSGGHINPAVTFGSLVGGRISVVRAVYYWVAQLFGSVVASLLLRLATDGLRPRGFAVAAGVGDWNALVMEIVMTFGLMYTVYATAIDPRRGSLATIAPLAIAFIVGANTLVGGPFEGASMNPARAFGPALVGWRWRNHWIYWLGPFVGAALAGFIYEYGIIQHETVPRPTTHQPLAPEDY, translated from the exons atggCTATGCCAGCAAGGAGATATGCTTTTGGGAGGGCGGATGAAGCCACCCATCCTGATTCTATGCGAGCCACCTTGTCTGAGCTTCTCTCCACTTTAATCTTCGTTTTCGCCGGTGAAGGCTCTGTTCTTGCTATTG ATAAGTTATATCCGGATACGGGGTTAGGAGCATCAAGACTGATAGTGATAGCGTTGGCGCATGCGTTATCCTTCTTTGCAGCTGTAGCCTCTAGCCTGAACGTTTCTGGAGGACATATCAACCCAGCTGTTACCTTTGGTTCACTTGTGGGGGGCAGGATATCTGTTGTTCGTGCTGTCTATTATTGGGTTGCTCAGCTTTTTGGTTCTGTTGTAGCCTCTCTCTTGTTGAGGCTTGCTACTGATGGCTTG CGGCCACGGGGATTCGCAGTTGCAGCAGGGGTTGGCGATTGGAATGCACTTGTGATGGAGATAGTGATGACATTTGGACTAATGTACACAGTGTATGCAACTGCCATTGATCCAAGGAGGGGAAGCCTGGCAACCATTGCCCCTCTTGCCATTGCATTCATTGTGGGGGCAAACACCCTTGTAGGAGGGCCTTTTGAGGGGGCATCCATGAACCCAGCAAGAGCATTTGGGCCTGCTCTAGTTGGCTGGAGGTGGAGGAACCACTGGATCTACTGGTTGGGCCCTTTTGTGGGTGCAGCCCTGGCTGGATTTATCTACGAGTATGGGATCATACAGCATGAAACCGTTCCACGCCCCACTACTCATCAGCCCTTGGCACCAGAAGATTACTAA
- the LOC129895162 gene encoding inactive leucine-rich repeat receptor-like serine/threonine-protein kinase At1g60630 isoform X2: MKRLAPLTILFFALFLAVESYENDDFYPNERDALLQLRDGVKSSVLDLHSHWTGPPCYNNQSKWAGISCFDGHVNELVLEGIQLTGSLPSTFLEHITYLTKISFRNNLLYGPVPNLTGLIYLEFVFLSDNRFSGSIPFGYIELKKLTDLELQGNDLEGSIPPFDQQTLIAFNVSSNKLEGPIPETPVLKRFSKSCFGNNANLCGEVLGIPCSIAPASPPKAPSEKKRNGLKVWSIALIAAVAAVLVLLSIMFILFCYFRRSKRKETQEEDKQGSISIENVKKRSYWSESTEDPEKALDLIFFEKDMSVFDMDDLLRASAEVLGKGKLSTTYKAILESGSVVAVKRLKEMNSLSKKEFIQQMQLLGKLRHENLVEMMSFYYSKEEKLIVYEYVPQGDLFELLHAK, encoded by the exons ATGAAAAGGCTAGCTCCTTTAACGATCCTATTTTTCGCGTTGTTTCTGGCGGTGGAGTCATATGAGAACGATGACTTTTATCCAAATGAAAGAGATGCTTTGTTGCAGCTTAGAGATGGTGTAAAATCAAGTGTTCTTGATTTACATTCACATTGGACAGGGCCACCTTGTTACAACAACCAGAGTAAATGGGCTGGAATTTCTTGTTTTGATGGTCATGTAAATGAACTGGTTTTAGAAGGAATTCAGTTAACTGGCTCTCTTCCATCAACGTTCTTGGAGCACATAACTTACTTGACAAAAATCAGCTTTAGGAACAATTTATTGTATGGTCCTGTTCCCAACCTCACAGGACTAATCTACCTGGAATTTGTGTTTCTTTCAGATAATCGATTTTCGGGTTCAATTCCTTTTGGTTACATTGAGTTAAAGAAACTAACAGATTTGGAGCTCCAGGGGAATGATCTTGAAGGTTCAATTCCACCATTTGATCAACAGACTTTGATTGCTTTCAATGTGTCTTCGAATAAACTCGAAGGACCTATCCCTGAAACTCCTGTCCTGAAGAGATTTTCCAAGAGTTGTTTTGGGAATAATGCGAATTTGTGTGGTGAAGTTCTAGGAATACCTTGTTCAATAGCACCTGCAAGTCCACCCAAAGCACCAAgtgaaaagaaaaggaatggCCTTAAAGTATGGAGTATTGCTTTAAtagcagcagtagcagcagtACTTGTCCTTCTTTCAATCATGTTCATTTTGTTCTGTTACTTCAGAAGATCTAAAAGAAAGGAAACACAAGAAGAAGACAAGCAAG GAAGTATTTCAATAGAGAATGTGAAAAAGAGAAGTTATTGGTCAGAGAGTACGGAAGATCCAGAAAAAGCATTGGACTTAATATTCTTTGAAAAGGATATGTCAGTCTTTGACATGGATGACTTGTTAAGGGCATCAGCTGAAGTTTTGGGAAAAGGAAAGCTAAGCACAACATATAAAGCAATCCTGGAATCTGGTTCTGTTGTTGCTGTAAAGAGACTCAAAGAAATGAATTCTTTAAGCAAGAAGGAATTCATCCAACAGATGCAGTTGCTTGGGAAATTGAGACATGAAAACCTTGTGGAGATGATGTCCTTCTACTATTCCAAGGAGGAGAAGCTCATTGTTTACGAATATGTTCCCCAGGGAGACTTGTTTGAGCTCTTACATG CCaagtaa
- the LOC129895162 gene encoding probable leucine-rich repeat receptor-like protein kinase At1g68400 isoform X1 — translation MKRLAPLTILFFALFLAVESYENDDFYPNERDALLQLRDGVKSSVLDLHSHWTGPPCYNNQSKWAGISCFDGHVNELVLEGIQLTGSLPSTFLEHITYLTKISFRNNLLYGPVPNLTGLIYLEFVFLSDNRFSGSIPFGYIELKKLTDLELQGNDLEGSIPPFDQQTLIAFNVSSNKLEGPIPETPVLKRFSKSCFGNNANLCGEVLGIPCSIAPASPPKAPSEKKRNGLKVWSIALIAAVAAVLVLLSIMFILFCYFRRSKRKETQEEDKQGSISIENVKKRSYWSESTEDPEKALDLIFFEKDMSVFDMDDLLRASAEVLGKGKLSTTYKAILESGSVVAVKRLKEMNSLSKKEFIQQMQLLGKLRHENLVEMMSFYYSKEEKLIVYEYVPQGDLFELLHENRGIGRQPLNWKARISIIKDVAKGLNFLHQCLPSHKVPHGNIRSKNVLIHQDPQNKNYHSKLTDYGFFPLLPTKESSRKLAVGKSPEFCQGKKLTRKADIYCFGILLLEVITGKVPGELFSPENGVTSYVDDDLSEWVRTVVNNDWSTDILDMEILAQKEGYDEMLKLTELALQCTDEVPEKRPKMSEVLRRIEEIEVEQNNLVTDVEVVSVS, via the exons ATGAAAAGGCTAGCTCCTTTAACGATCCTATTTTTCGCGTTGTTTCTGGCGGTGGAGTCATATGAGAACGATGACTTTTATCCAAATGAAAGAGATGCTTTGTTGCAGCTTAGAGATGGTGTAAAATCAAGTGTTCTTGATTTACATTCACATTGGACAGGGCCACCTTGTTACAACAACCAGAGTAAATGGGCTGGAATTTCTTGTTTTGATGGTCATGTAAATGAACTGGTTTTAGAAGGAATTCAGTTAACTGGCTCTCTTCCATCAACGTTCTTGGAGCACATAACTTACTTGACAAAAATCAGCTTTAGGAACAATTTATTGTATGGTCCTGTTCCCAACCTCACAGGACTAATCTACCTGGAATTTGTGTTTCTTTCAGATAATCGATTTTCGGGTTCAATTCCTTTTGGTTACATTGAGTTAAAGAAACTAACAGATTTGGAGCTCCAGGGGAATGATCTTGAAGGTTCAATTCCACCATTTGATCAACAGACTTTGATTGCTTTCAATGTGTCTTCGAATAAACTCGAAGGACCTATCCCTGAAACTCCTGTCCTGAAGAGATTTTCCAAGAGTTGTTTTGGGAATAATGCGAATTTGTGTGGTGAAGTTCTAGGAATACCTTGTTCAATAGCACCTGCAAGTCCACCCAAAGCACCAAgtgaaaagaaaaggaatggCCTTAAAGTATGGAGTATTGCTTTAAtagcagcagtagcagcagtACTTGTCCTTCTTTCAATCATGTTCATTTTGTTCTGTTACTTCAGAAGATCTAAAAGAAAGGAAACACAAGAAGAAGACAAGCAAG GAAGTATTTCAATAGAGAATGTGAAAAAGAGAAGTTATTGGTCAGAGAGTACGGAAGATCCAGAAAAAGCATTGGACTTAATATTCTTTGAAAAGGATATGTCAGTCTTTGACATGGATGACTTGTTAAGGGCATCAGCTGAAGTTTTGGGAAAAGGAAAGCTAAGCACAACATATAAAGCAATCCTGGAATCTGGTTCTGTTGTTGCTGTAAAGAGACTCAAAGAAATGAATTCTTTAAGCAAGAAGGAATTCATCCAACAGATGCAGTTGCTTGGGAAATTGAGACATGAAAACCTTGTGGAGATGATGTCCTTCTACTATTCCAAGGAGGAGAAGCTCATTGTTTACGAATATGTTCCCCAGGGAGACTTGTTTGAGCTCTTACATG AAAACAGAGGAATTGGGAGACAACCACTAAACTGGAAAGCAAGAATATCCATCATAAAGGATGTAGCAAAGGGTCTAAATTTCTTGCACCAGTGCTTACCATCACATAAGGTTCCACATGGGAACATCAGATCAAAAAATGTTCTAATCCATCAAGACCCTCAAAACAAGAACTACCATTCCAAGCTGACAGATTATGGATTCTTTCCTTTGCTACCAACTAAAGAATCCTCAAGAAAACTAGCAGTAGGAAAATCTCCAGAATTCTGTCAAGGGAAAAAGCTAACAAGAAAAGCTGACATCTATTGCTTTGGTATTCTTCTGTTGGAAGTGATCACTGGAAAAGTACCAGGTGAATTGTTTTCACCAGAAAATGGGGTTACTagttatgttgatgatgatttgTCAGAGTGGGTAAGGACAGTGGTGAATAATGATTGGTCAACCGACATTTTGGATATGGAAATACTTGCACAAAAAGAAGGgtatgatgaaatgttgaaaCTTACTGAATTGGCTTTGCAGTGTACAGATGAGGTTCCAGAAAAAAGGCCTAAGATGAGTGAAGTCTTGAGAAGAATTGAAGAGATTGAGGTTGAAcaaaataatttagttactgATGTGGAAGTTGTATCAGTCTCTTAG
- the LOC129896425 gene encoding uncharacterized protein LOC129896425, protein MQIVRRLSSTISKRVLGDASSTQCRWRSFAVTVPSDSAADRRKQKRVSMEERIEMVEGFVNKYRAMNGGKFPSTKMAMKEVGGSFYTVKKIVQEMQYNAKMPVDKDTVVKEASARKAAIRKDNLLSKVEETLSSATSLGHEEECEDGQLTNEILLEKEFNQNWKPSHELKEIPSDRQTVDGGISQETQSLCGVEGGDTNSYREAEAKLQTPIAAEQILLQEMSRISGSDNKDDDAQLLESKVKSFSRSEEPENNIKQKHSPVEDFKLDGLKQMDEQRHSPEPEKPTRELSNEHKADTQAESKPSMWKNMKSFADGILSMWWKQ, encoded by the exons ATGCAGATTGTTCGGCGGCTCTCCAGTACTATATCCAAACGAg TACTTGGCGATGCTTCAAGTACTCAGTGCCGGTGGAGGTCGTTTGCGGTCACCGTTCCGTCTGATTCAGCGGCAGATAGAAGGAAACAGAAAAGGGTATCAATGGAAGAAAGGATAGAAATGGTGGAAGGTTTTGTTAACAA ATATAGAGCCATGAATGGTGGAAAATTTCCATCTACTAAGATGGCAATGAAAGAAGTTGGTGGCTCGTTTTACACTGTTAAGAAGATTGTCCAAGAAATGCAATACAATGCTAAAATGCCAGTAGATAAAGACACTGTGGTTAAGGAAGCTTCCGCAAGAAAAGCTGCAATTAGGAAGGACAATTTACTGAGCAAGGTTGAAGAGACTTTAAGCAGTGCAACATCTCTCGGACAtgaagaagaatgtgaagatgGTCAGTTAACCAATGAGATTTTGTTGGAAAAGGAATTCAATCAGAATTGGAAGCCCTCGCATGAACTCAAAGAAATCCCAAGTGATCGACAAACAGTTGATGGAGGCATATCTCAAGAAACTCAATCATTATGTGGGGTGGAAGGTGGGGATACTAATAGCTACCGTGAGGCAGAGGCAAAGCTACAAACTCCAATTGCAGCAGAGCAGATTTTGTTGCAGGAGATGTCAAGAATTTCTGGAAGT GATAATAAAGATGATGATGCACAACTTCTTGAATCGAAGGTAAAATCTTTTTCACGTTCCGAGGAACCTGAGAATAACATAAAACAGAAACACTCCCCTGTGGAAGATTTCAAATTAGATGGCCTAAAGCAGATGGATGAGCAAAGGCATTCACCTGAACCGGAAAAGCCTACAAG GGAATTATCCAATGAGCACAAGGCTGATACACAAGCTGAAAGCAAACCATCCATGTggaaaaatatgaaatcttttGCAGATGGAATCCTCAGCATGTGGTGGAAACAGTAA